From Amphiprion ocellaris isolate individual 3 ecotype Okinawa chromosome 10, ASM2253959v1, whole genome shotgun sequence, one genomic window encodes:
- the nadkb gene encoding NAD kinase b isoform X1, giving the protein MENSETSPSVRPLAVPDRGMVQPSGSTGQLSESTRSSKHREQPSKSPRRRREGKRSQRRGDGHEQLLWEIVRRRLPGQHEHLEPSGSTSDTAESSPKRRAHFLHGPYPATHFGPKACILPNPTSVMHIQDPASQRLTWNKPPVNVLVIRKIRDESLVEPFKELCRFLVEEKQMMVYVERRVADDATLSKDEAFGSIRNQLCTFREGYDDISDCIDLIICLGGDGTLLYASSLFQGSVPPVMAFHLGSLGFLTPFKFESYKTEVAKVFEGNAAITLRSRLKVKVVKDMLQRTGQQSYSREQQHEQNGLLPHGHTNSEAGKVTLQLQVLNEVVVDRGPSSYLSNVDLYLDGRLITSVQGDGVIVSTPTGSTAYAAAAGASMIHPNVPAIMVTPICPHSLSFRPIVVPAGVELMITLSPDARNTAWVSFDGRKRQEIQHGDCIKITTSCYPVPSICCHDLVYDWFESLAQCLHWNVRKRQARLADVSDSSDTEN; this is encoded by the exons ATGGAGAATTCAGAGACCAGTCCATCAGTGAGGCCCCTGGCAGTGCCGGACAGAGGCATGGTGCAACCCTCGGGCTCCACTGGTCAGCTGTCAGAATCAACCAGGTCCTCGAAGCACAGGGAGCAGCCGTCCAAGTCACCAAGGAGACGGCGGGAGGGGAAGAGGTCACAGCGACGGGGGGATGGTCATGAACAGCTGCTGTGGGAGATCGTGCGGCGGAGGTTGCCAGGCCAACACGAGCACTTGGAGCCCTCTGGTTCGACAAGCGACACAGCGGAAAGCTCTCCTAAGAG AAGAGCCCACTTTCTACATGGGCCGTATCCAGCCACTCACTTCGGACCCAAAGCCTGTATTCTTCCCAACCCAACTTCAGTCAT GCACATCCAGGACCCAGCCAGCCAGAGGCTCACTTGGAATAAACCTCCAGTCAATGTGCTTGTcatcaggaagatcagagaTGAAAGCCTGGTTGAACCTTTCAAAGAGCTCTGCAGGTTTCTAGTAGAG GAGAAGCAGATGATGGTGTACGTGGAGCGCAGGGTTGCAGATGACGCTACACTGTCAAAGGATGAGGCCTTCGGCTCCATCCGCAATCAGCTCTGCACCTTCAGAGAGG GTTATGATGATATCTCTGACTGCATCGACCTCATCATCTGTCTGGGTGGGGATGGGACTTTGCTGTACGCCTCCTCTCTGTTCCAG GGCAGCGTTCCTCCAGTTATGGCATTCCACCTCGGCTCTCTAGGTTTTCTGACGCCTTTCAAGTTTGAGTCATACAAGACTGAAGTAGCTAAAGTGTTTGAAG GCAATGCCGCCATCACTCTGAGGAGTCGTCTAAAGGTGAAGGTGGTGAAGGACATGCTTCAGAGAACAGGACAGCAGTCATACAGCAGAGAGCAACAGCATGAGCAAAATGGACTCCTTCCTCATGGACATACCAACAGTGAGGCCGGCAAGGTCACcttgcagctgcag gtGTTGAATGAGGTGGTGGTGGATCGAGGCCCGTCCTCCTACCTGTCCAATGTGGACTTGTATCTTGATGGACGTCTCATCACCTCAGTGCAGGGAGATG GTGTGATTGTGTCCACACCTACAGGCAGCACAGCGtatgcagctgcagcaggagccTCAATGATTCACCCCAACGTTCCTGCCATCATGGTCACTCCCATCTGCCCACACTCGCTCTCCTTCAGGCCAATTGTGGTCCCTGCTGGAGTGGAGTTAATG ATCACCTTGTCTCCTGATGCAAGGAACACCGCCTGGGTGTCGTTTGACGGCAGGAAGAGACAGGAGATCCAGCATGGAGACTG TATTAAGATCACTACGTCTTGTTACCCGGTGCCATCTATTTGTTGTCATGACCTGGTGTATGACTGGTTTGAGAGTCTGGCTCAGTGTTTGCATTGGAATGTACGCAAGAGGCAAGCCCGACTCGCTGACGTCTCAGACTCATCCGACACAGAAAACTGA
- the nadkb gene encoding NAD kinase b isoform X3, giving the protein MPVVRHAKKERGKWHIQDPASQRLTWNKPPVNVLVIRKIRDESLVEPFKELCRFLVEEKQMMVYVERRVADDATLSKDEAFGSIRNQLCTFREGYDDISDCIDLIICLGGDGTLLYASSLFQGSVPPVMAFHLGSLGFLTPFKFESYKTEVAKVFEGNAAITLRSRLKVKVVKDMLQRTGQQSYSREQQHEQNGLLPHGHTNSEAGKVTLQLQVLNEVVVDRGPSSYLSNVDLYLDGRLITSVQGDGVIVSTPTGSTAYAAAAGASMIHPNVPAIMVTPICPHSLSFRPIVVPAGVELMITLSPDARNTAWVSFDGRKRQEIQHGDCIKITTSCYPVPSICCHDLVYDWFESLAQCLHWNVRKRQARLADVSDSSDTEN; this is encoded by the exons ATGCCTGTCGTCCGCCACGCAAAGAAGGAGAGAGGCAAATG GCACATCCAGGACCCAGCCAGCCAGAGGCTCACTTGGAATAAACCTCCAGTCAATGTGCTTGTcatcaggaagatcagagaTGAAAGCCTGGTTGAACCTTTCAAAGAGCTCTGCAGGTTTCTAGTAGAG GAGAAGCAGATGATGGTGTACGTGGAGCGCAGGGTTGCAGATGACGCTACACTGTCAAAGGATGAGGCCTTCGGCTCCATCCGCAATCAGCTCTGCACCTTCAGAGAGG GTTATGATGATATCTCTGACTGCATCGACCTCATCATCTGTCTGGGTGGGGATGGGACTTTGCTGTACGCCTCCTCTCTGTTCCAG GGCAGCGTTCCTCCAGTTATGGCATTCCACCTCGGCTCTCTAGGTTTTCTGACGCCTTTCAAGTTTGAGTCATACAAGACTGAAGTAGCTAAAGTGTTTGAAG GCAATGCCGCCATCACTCTGAGGAGTCGTCTAAAGGTGAAGGTGGTGAAGGACATGCTTCAGAGAACAGGACAGCAGTCATACAGCAGAGAGCAACAGCATGAGCAAAATGGACTCCTTCCTCATGGACATACCAACAGTGAGGCCGGCAAGGTCACcttgcagctgcag gtGTTGAATGAGGTGGTGGTGGATCGAGGCCCGTCCTCCTACCTGTCCAATGTGGACTTGTATCTTGATGGACGTCTCATCACCTCAGTGCAGGGAGATG GTGTGATTGTGTCCACACCTACAGGCAGCACAGCGtatgcagctgcagcaggagccTCAATGATTCACCCCAACGTTCCTGCCATCATGGTCACTCCCATCTGCCCACACTCGCTCTCCTTCAGGCCAATTGTGGTCCCTGCTGGAGTGGAGTTAATG ATCACCTTGTCTCCTGATGCAAGGAACACCGCCTGGGTGTCGTTTGACGGCAGGAAGAGACAGGAGATCCAGCATGGAGACTG TATTAAGATCACTACGTCTTGTTACCCGGTGCCATCTATTTGTTGTCATGACCTGGTGTATGACTGGTTTGAGAGTCTGGCTCAGTGTTTGCATTGGAATGTACGCAAGAGGCAAGCCCGACTCGCTGACGTCTCAGACTCATCCGACACAGAAAACTGA
- the nadkb gene encoding NAD kinase b isoform X2 yields MVSVRDLTSCGVCEGYKGNETKLLRAVLRSEIHGLARHIQDPASQRLTWNKPPVNVLVIRKIRDESLVEPFKELCRFLVEEKQMMVYVERRVADDATLSKDEAFGSIRNQLCTFREGYDDISDCIDLIICLGGDGTLLYASSLFQGSVPPVMAFHLGSLGFLTPFKFESYKTEVAKVFEGNAAITLRSRLKVKVVKDMLQRTGQQSYSREQQHEQNGLLPHGHTNSEAGKVTLQLQVLNEVVVDRGPSSYLSNVDLYLDGRLITSVQGDGVIVSTPTGSTAYAAAAGASMIHPNVPAIMVTPICPHSLSFRPIVVPAGVELMITLSPDARNTAWVSFDGRKRQEIQHGDCIKITTSCYPVPSICCHDLVYDWFESLAQCLHWNVRKRQARLADVSDSSDTEN; encoded by the exons ATGGTATCAGTGAGGGATTTGACTTCATGTGGAGTGTGTGAAGGATATAAAGGAAACGAAACGAAACTCCTGAGAGCTGTACTACGAAGCGAGATTCATGGGTTAGCGAG GCACATCCAGGACCCAGCCAGCCAGAGGCTCACTTGGAATAAACCTCCAGTCAATGTGCTTGTcatcaggaagatcagagaTGAAAGCCTGGTTGAACCTTTCAAAGAGCTCTGCAGGTTTCTAGTAGAG GAGAAGCAGATGATGGTGTACGTGGAGCGCAGGGTTGCAGATGACGCTACACTGTCAAAGGATGAGGCCTTCGGCTCCATCCGCAATCAGCTCTGCACCTTCAGAGAGG GTTATGATGATATCTCTGACTGCATCGACCTCATCATCTGTCTGGGTGGGGATGGGACTTTGCTGTACGCCTCCTCTCTGTTCCAG GGCAGCGTTCCTCCAGTTATGGCATTCCACCTCGGCTCTCTAGGTTTTCTGACGCCTTTCAAGTTTGAGTCATACAAGACTGAAGTAGCTAAAGTGTTTGAAG GCAATGCCGCCATCACTCTGAGGAGTCGTCTAAAGGTGAAGGTGGTGAAGGACATGCTTCAGAGAACAGGACAGCAGTCATACAGCAGAGAGCAACAGCATGAGCAAAATGGACTCCTTCCTCATGGACATACCAACAGTGAGGCCGGCAAGGTCACcttgcagctgcag gtGTTGAATGAGGTGGTGGTGGATCGAGGCCCGTCCTCCTACCTGTCCAATGTGGACTTGTATCTTGATGGACGTCTCATCACCTCAGTGCAGGGAGATG GTGTGATTGTGTCCACACCTACAGGCAGCACAGCGtatgcagctgcagcaggagccTCAATGATTCACCCCAACGTTCCTGCCATCATGGTCACTCCCATCTGCCCACACTCGCTCTCCTTCAGGCCAATTGTGGTCCCTGCTGGAGTGGAGTTAATG ATCACCTTGTCTCCTGATGCAAGGAACACCGCCTGGGTGTCGTTTGACGGCAGGAAGAGACAGGAGATCCAGCATGGAGACTG TATTAAGATCACTACGTCTTGTTACCCGGTGCCATCTATTTGTTGTCATGACCTGGTGTATGACTGGTTTGAGAGTCTGGCTCAGTGTTTGCATTGGAATGTACGCAAGAGGCAAGCCCGACTCGCTGACGTCTCAGACTCATCCGACACAGAAAACTGA